A genomic stretch from Candidatus Thiothrix anitrata includes:
- a CDS encoding S1 family peptidase, protein MYRFLLKILWAYLALLVSGSVHAQIDSASIYRDVEQSVYQIQVVNQVSRKKTAIGSGFIVMQPNILATNYHVVSTYVNDQESFDLDYLSTSGKTGKLELLAVDVIHDLAILRSDEPLGLPLDISSVPQKGARLYSLGNPMDLGFSIIEGTNNGVMKDRDDGNILFSGSLNPGMSGGPTLNEQGKVIGINVATSGNEISFLVPAQYLAMMLERLKLTGFAPDSNIQQRIAEQLQDHTEKYIQSLGSAKWTNLTIGKLNVPGDIEGFVRCWDNSSKADPDDLLKLSYTRCSNDSNIYLDDGLEVGLLAYEYIWLGGDKMIAPRFYRSYQAQNSSVLDSAADKNDVTNFACHTGFTHVAEQEYKMTVCRRDYLNYAGLSDVMVTAAMVGHKQQGMLFNLDLIGVNFENGMQLAQRILRGFKWQK, encoded by the coding sequence ATGTACCGTTTTTTGTTAAAAATTTTGTGGGCTTACCTAGCTTTACTGGTTAGCGGGAGCGTACATGCGCAAATTGATTCCGCGTCCATTTATCGGGATGTTGAGCAATCGGTTTATCAAATTCAAGTAGTTAACCAAGTTAGTCGCAAGAAAACAGCTATCGGGTCTGGTTTCATTGTGATGCAACCGAATATTTTGGCAACGAACTATCATGTGGTTAGCACTTACGTTAATGACCAAGAATCCTTTGATCTCGACTACCTGTCGACTTCTGGTAAAACCGGTAAGTTGGAGTTGCTAGCGGTGGATGTGATCCATGATTTGGCGATATTGCGCTCAGATGAGCCATTGGGTTTGCCATTGGATATTTCCAGCGTTCCGCAAAAAGGTGCGCGATTGTATTCTTTGGGTAATCCCATGGATTTGGGATTCTCGATTATTGAGGGTACTAACAACGGTGTAATGAAAGACCGGGATGACGGTAATATTTTGTTTTCTGGGAGTTTAAATCCTGGCATGAGTGGTGGCCCTACCCTGAATGAACAAGGTAAAGTCATTGGGATAAACGTCGCAACCTCTGGTAATGAGATCAGTTTTTTAGTTCCTGCGCAGTATTTGGCGATGATGTTGGAGCGTTTGAAACTGACTGGATTTGCCCCGGATAGTAATATTCAGCAACGCATTGCGGAACAGTTACAAGATCATACGGAAAAATACATCCAGTCCTTGGGTAGTGCAAAGTGGACGAATCTGACGATTGGCAAGCTTAATGTGCCGGGGGATATTGAGGGTTTTGTGCGCTGTTGGGATAACAGCAGTAAGGCTGATCCAGATGATTTACTGAAGCTAAGTTATACTCGTTGCTCTAATGACAGCAATATTTACCTTGATGACGGCTTGGAAGTGGGGTTGCTGGCCTACGAATATATTTGGTTAGGCGGTGATAAAATGATTGCTCCGCGTTTTTATCGCAGTTATCAAGCACAAAACTCCAGCGTTTTGGATAGTGCTGCGGATAAAAACGATGTGACCAATTTCGCATGTCATACCGGGTTCACCCACGTGGCTGAGCAAGAATATAAAATGACGGTATGCCGTCGGGATTATTTGAATTACGCAGGTTTGAGCGATGTGATGGTCACGGCGGCAATGGTGGGTCATAAACAGCAAGGAATGCTGTTTAATCTTGATCTGATTGGCGTGAATTTTGAAAACGGAATGCAGTTGGCGCAACGTATATTGAGGGGCTTCAAATGGCAAAAGTAA
- a CDS encoding FHA domain-containing protein, whose amino-acid sequence MAKVIIEVQTRGLNQYHRVDSFPLSIGRALDNDVILSDSAVSPYHLRLEQGENDALFLQNLSRENGTSMDSRVVGEQPVRLPVPSRLMLGNRRVNVLAADTPVAATNLLKFNGFFSALSNPVWAILLVVLTALSFLAENYMSTFFAKGMWYYFSDLLLNMSVLFAFALVLSGVTWLVSHRWTLVSAISMTALLALLKSVFLVVGGNLAYFVTSIAPLEFAMAFYNLLFVALMLYLYQRWASYLRPIPAIGLALLLSSPLLVLEGLDWLDQVVMDGEFSSDPLYDQTLSSFNLHAAPTVSLENYMQQASEALPSQVEE is encoded by the coding sequence ATGGCAAAAGTAATCATTGAAGTTCAGACGCGTGGTTTGAATCAATACCATCGTGTAGATAGTTTTCCGCTGAGCATTGGTCGTGCGCTGGATAACGACGTTATTTTGTCAGACTCCGCCGTTTCACCTTATCACTTGCGTTTGGAGCAAGGTGAAAACGATGCTCTGTTTTTGCAAAATTTATCGCGGGAAAATGGTACCAGCATGGATAGTCGTGTTGTGGGAGAGCAACCCGTGCGTTTGCCAGTTCCCAGTCGTCTAATGCTTGGTAACCGCCGCGTCAACGTATTAGCAGCGGATACGCCAGTGGCGGCGACAAATTTGTTGAAATTCAATGGATTTTTCTCGGCATTGTCCAATCCGGTGTGGGCAATATTATTGGTTGTGTTGACGGCATTGAGTTTCTTGGCGGAAAACTACATGAGCACTTTCTTTGCGAAAGGTATGTGGTATTACTTCAGTGATTTGTTGCTCAATATGAGCGTGTTATTTGCCTTTGCACTGGTTTTGTCAGGGGTAACTTGGTTGGTATCACATCGCTGGACATTAGTATCGGCGATTAGCATGACAGCATTATTGGCTTTACTGAAGTCCGTATTCCTAGTGGTGGGCGGTAATCTTGCCTACTTTGTGACTTCAATTGCACCATTGGAATTTGCGATGGCATTTTACAACTTATTGTTTGTTGCGTTAATGCTGTATTTGTACCAGCGTTGGGCGAGTTATTTACGCCCTATCCCCGCGATTGGCTTGGCTTTATTGTTGAGTTCGCCATTGTTAGTGCTGGAAGGGCTGGATTGGCTAGATCAGGTTGTGATGGATGGTGAGTTTTCCAGTGATCCACTGTATGACCAAACCTTAAGTTCATTTAATCTGCACGCAGCACCCACGGTATCGCTGGAAAACTATATGCAACAAGCCAGTGAGGCACTGCCTTCCCAAGTGGAAGAGTAA
- a CDS encoding 16S rRNA (uracil(1498)-N(3))-methyltransferase, whose amino-acid sequence MRIPRFYVPQPVAVGQEFTLPDTTFRHAVQVLRLGVGEPLILFNGEGGEYLAQMSNISKRSASVLIDSFTAIDTESPIHLTLVQAVIKPDKMDFALQKAVELGANTIQPLITQRSVVRIGKEQVDKKLQHWEGIVVAACEQSGRTRMPSVQAPLTLERWLETPFAGTRLILAPGNFPRINALPADLPTPIALLIGPEGGFTDEEVETCVQAGVMPVSLGPRILRAETASSAALALLQHRFGDL is encoded by the coding sequence ATGCGCATCCCGCGTTTTTACGTCCCGCAACCTGTTGCTGTCGGGCAGGAATTCACCTTGCCCGACACGACTTTTCGCCATGCCGTGCAAGTGTTGCGCTTGGGCGTGGGTGAACCACTCATCCTCTTCAACGGTGAAGGCGGCGAATATCTCGCGCAAATGAGCAATATCAGCAAACGTTCTGCGTCTGTGCTGATCGACAGCTTTACCGCAATTGATACCGAATCGCCCATCCACCTCACCCTCGTACAAGCCGTTATCAAACCCGACAAGATGGATTTTGCCTTGCAAAAAGCCGTGGAACTCGGTGCAAATACTATCCAACCACTGATCACGCAACGTAGCGTCGTGCGCATCGGCAAAGAGCAAGTGGATAAAAAATTGCAGCATTGGGAAGGCATTGTGGTTGCTGCTTGCGAACAATCGGGGCGTACCCGAATGCCTAGCGTGCAAGCACCGTTAACACTGGAGCGTTGGCTGGAAACGCCTTTTGCGGGTACGCGCCTGATTCTCGCGCCCGGTAATTTTCCGCGCATTAACGCCCTACCCGCAGATTTACCCACACCCATCGCGCTCTTGATTGGCCCCGAAGGTGGGTTTACCGATGAAGAAGTGGAAACTTGTGTACAAGCTGGGGTAATGCCCGTCTCACTGGGACCACGGATATTGCGGGCGGAAACGGCGAGTAGCGCGGCACTGGCATTGCTCCAGCACCGCTTTGGGGATTTGTAA
- the metF gene encoding methylenetetrahydrofolate reductase [NAD(P)H] codes for MTDDHQHDHVNHDDLIFSFEFFPPKTDKGAENLRAVRNELAALNPRFFSVTYGAGGSTQANTLNTVLEIQRDSGIEAAPHLSCVGSSAEQIRETLDTYRNNGIKHIVALRGDLPSGSRDLGQFRYANELVEFIRKETGDHFNIEVAAYPEMHPQAPNLKVDIDNFVRKVQSGANSAITQYFFNADAYWHFVDECVKKGVEIPIVPGIMPITNYSQLARFSDMCGAEIPRWLRKQLETYADDVESIAAFGEEFISLLCENLLETGAPGLHFYTMNRVEPTMSIWKNIGLAD; via the coding sequence ATGACTGACGACCATCAACACGATCACGTAAACCACGATGATCTGATCTTTAGCTTTGAGTTTTTCCCGCCCAAAACCGACAAGGGCGCAGAAAACTTACGCGCAGTACGCAACGAATTAGCGGCATTAAACCCGCGTTTCTTTTCGGTCACTTACGGCGCAGGCGGCTCAACGCAAGCGAATACACTGAATACGGTGCTGGAAATCCAGCGTGATTCCGGCATTGAAGCCGCGCCACACTTATCGTGCGTGGGTTCGAGTGCCGAACAAATTCGCGAAACACTAGACACCTACCGCAATAACGGCATCAAGCACATTGTCGCCTTGCGCGGTGATTTGCCGTCCGGTTCACGCGATTTGGGGCAATTTCGCTACGCCAACGAATTGGTGGAATTTATCCGTAAGGAAACCGGCGACCATTTCAATATCGAAGTGGCTGCTTACCCCGAAATGCACCCGCAAGCCCCCAACCTCAAAGTCGACATCGACAACTTTGTGCGCAAGGTGCAGTCAGGCGCGAACAGTGCTATTACGCAATACTTCTTCAATGCGGATGCGTATTGGCATTTTGTGGATGAATGCGTGAAAAAAGGCGTGGAAATCCCCATCGTCCCCGGCATTATGCCGATCACTAATTATTCACAATTGGCGCGTTTTTCGGATATGTGCGGCGCAGAAATCCCACGCTGGTTGCGTAAGCAACTGGAAACGTATGCGGATGATGTGGAATCCATCGCGGCATTCGGTGAGGAATTCATCAGCTTGCTGTGTGAAAACTTGCTGGAAACCGGTGCACCGGGGCTGCATTTCTACACCATGAATCGGGTTGAGCCGACCATGAGTATCTGGAAAAATATCGGGTTAGCGGACTAA
- the ahcY gene encoding adenosylhomocysteinase: protein MTTFNDYIVADMGLAAWGRKELNVAEHEMPGLMAIRREFAESKPLAGARIAGSLHMTIQTGVLIETLTALGADVRWASCNIFSTQDHAAAAIAQAGVPVFAYKGESLEEYWDYTHKIFEWPNGEQANMILDDGGDATLLLHLGARAEVDPSLVAKPESEEETFLYAAIRKRLETSPNWYSTRLAEIRGVTEETTTGVHRLYQMHERGELKFPGINVNDSVTKSKFDNLYGCRESLVDSIKRATDVMIAGKVALVCGYGDVGKGSAQALRALSAQVWVTEIDPICALQAAMEGYRVVTMEYAADKADIFVTATGNFHVITHDHMAAMKNEAIVCNIGHFDNEIDVASLEQYEWDEIKPQVDHVIFPDGKRITLLAKGRLVNLGCATGHPSYVMSSSFANQTIAQIELWAERDSGKYPIGVYTLPKHLDEKVARLQLKTLNAQLSTLTEKQAQYINVAVEGPYKADHYRY, encoded by the coding sequence ATGACTACTTTTAACGACTATATCGTCGCCGATATGGGCTTGGCTGCTTGGGGCCGTAAAGAACTCAACGTCGCTGAACACGAAATGCCCGGTTTGATGGCGATTCGCCGTGAATTTGCTGAATCCAAGCCATTGGCGGGTGCGCGTATCGCTGGCTCATTGCACATGACCATCCAGACAGGCGTGTTGATTGAAACCCTGACCGCGCTGGGTGCAGACGTGCGCTGGGCTTCTTGCAATATCTTCTCTACGCAAGACCACGCTGCTGCCGCCATTGCGCAAGCAGGCGTTCCGGTATTCGCGTACAAAGGCGAATCATTGGAAGAATACTGGGATTACACCCACAAAATCTTCGAGTGGCCGAATGGCGAACAAGCGAACATGATTCTGGATGACGGCGGCGATGCTACGCTGCTGCTGCATTTGGGCGCACGCGCTGAAGTTGACCCTAGCTTGGTTGCCAAACCTGAGTCTGAAGAAGAAACCTTCCTGTACGCCGCCATCCGCAAGCGTCTGGAAACCTCACCGAACTGGTACAGCACTCGTTTGGCAGAAATCCGTGGTGTTACTGAAGAAACCACCACGGGCGTACATCGCTTGTACCAAATGCACGAACGTGGCGAACTGAAATTCCCTGGCATTAACGTCAACGATTCCGTCACTAAATCCAAATTCGACAACCTGTACGGCTGCCGCGAATCACTGGTTGACAGCATCAAGCGTGCTACCGACGTAATGATTGCGGGCAAAGTCGCACTGGTCTGCGGTTACGGCGACGTAGGTAAAGGTTCTGCGCAAGCGTTACGCGCCCTGTCTGCACAAGTCTGGGTAACAGAAATCGACCCGATTTGCGCACTGCAAGCGGCAATGGAAGGCTACCGCGTGGTAACAATGGAATACGCGGCTGACAAAGCCGACATTTTCGTGACCGCAACCGGCAACTTCCACGTCATCACCCATGACCACATGGCAGCGATGAAAAACGAAGCCATCGTCTGCAATATCGGTCACTTCGATAACGAAATAGACGTTGCTTCACTGGAACAATACGAGTGGGACGAAATCAAGCCACAAGTTGACCACGTGATCTTCCCTGACGGCAAGCGCATCACGCTGCTGGCAAAAGGGCGTTTGGTGAACTTAGGCTGTGCCACAGGGCATCCGTCTTACGTCATGTCATCTTCGTTTGCGAACCAAACGATTGCGCAAATTGAATTGTGGGCTGAGCGCGATTCTGGCAAATACCCGATTGGCGTTTACACCCTGCCGAAGCATTTGGACGAAAAAGTTGCACGGTTGCAGTTGAAAACCCTCAACGCGCAACTCAGCACCTTGACCGAAAAGCAAGCGCAGTACATTAACGTCGCAGTGGAAGGGCCTTACAAGGCTGACCATTACCGTTATTAA
- the metK gene encoding methionine adenosyltransferase — protein sequence MTERSYLFTSESVSEGHPDKMADQISDAILDAIIAKDPYARVACETLTKTGMVVLAGEITTTAEIDYEGIVRGVVNDIGYNNSEIGFDGHTCAVVNALGKQSPDIAMGVDRAKPEDQGAGDQGLMFGYASNETDVLMPAALTYAHRLVKQQADMRKNGTLPWLRPDAKSQVTVRYEAGKIVAIDAVVLSTQHSPDINLDDLRMGVMEHVIFPVLPQEWLHKDTKFHINPTGNFVIGGPVGDCGLTGRKIIVDTYGGMARHGGGAFSGKDPSKVDRSAAYAGRYVAKNIVAAGLADRCEIQVSYAIGVAQPTSITVETFGTNKVDETLIENLVREHFDLRPYGITKMLDLLRPIYRGTAAYGHFGRDDLDLPWERTDRADALRAAAGL from the coding sequence ATGACTGAGAGAAGTTACCTCTTCACGTCCGAATCTGTTTCTGAAGGCCATCCGGACAAAATGGCGGATCAAATTTCCGATGCCATTCTGGACGCGATCATCGCTAAAGACCCGTATGCGCGGGTTGCGTGCGAAACCCTGACCAAGACCGGCATGGTCGTACTGGCAGGCGAAATCACTACCACTGCGGAAATCGACTACGAAGGCATCGTGCGTGGCGTGGTCAATGACATCGGCTACAACAATTCCGAAATCGGTTTCGACGGTCACACGTGCGCGGTCGTCAATGCACTCGGCAAGCAATCCCCCGACATCGCGATGGGCGTTGACCGTGCCAAGCCAGAAGACCAAGGCGCGGGCGACCAAGGCTTGATGTTCGGTTACGCCAGCAACGAAACTGACGTTTTGATGCCAGCCGCTCTGACTTACGCCCACCGTTTGGTGAAACAACAAGCGGATATGCGCAAAAACGGCACATTACCTTGGCTGCGCCCGGATGCAAAATCCCAAGTCACGGTGCGTTACGAAGCAGGCAAAATCGTTGCTATCGACGCGGTAGTACTTTCCACCCAACACAGCCCGGACATCAACCTTGATGACCTGCGCATGGGTGTCATGGAACACGTTATTTTCCCTGTCCTGCCACAAGAATGGCTACACAAGGACACCAAATTCCACATCAACCCAACCGGCAACTTTGTAATCGGCGGCCCTGTGGGTGACTGCGGTCTGACGGGTCGTAAAATCATCGTTGACACTTACGGTGGTATGGCACGTCACGGCGGCGGCGCATTCTCCGGCAAAGACCCTTCTAAAGTTGACCGTTCTGCGGCTTACGCGGGTCGGTACGTGGCGAAAAACATCGTCGCGGCTGGCTTGGCGGATCGTTGCGAAATTCAAGTCTCCTACGCAATCGGTGTCGCACAACCGACTTCCATCACGGTTGAAACTTTCGGCACGAACAAAGTCGATGAAACCCTGATCGAAAATCTGGTACGCGAACACTTCGACCTGCGTCCTTATGGCATCACCAAAATGCTGGATCTGTTGCGCCCGATTTACCGTGGCACTGCCGCCTATGGTCACTTCGGTCGTGACGACCTTGACCTGCCTTGGGAACGCACTGACCGCGCTGACGCATTACGCGCTGCTGCTGGCCTGTAA
- the hisB gene encoding imidazoleglycerol-phosphate dehydratase HisB, with translation MTERTASVARNTLETQIRITINLDGTGKSRFATGIPFLEHMLDQVARHGMIDLDIECKGDHHIDDHHSVEDIGITLGQAFAQAVGDKKGIRRYGHAYVPLDEALSRVVIDFSGRPGLEHQVQYPRTNIGAFETDLFYEFFQGFVNHALVSLHIDNLKGRNSHHIAETVFKAFGRALRMALELDPRMAGIMPSTKGSL, from the coding sequence ATGACTGAACGCACCGCCAGCGTGGCACGCAACACGCTCGAAACCCAAATCCGCATTACCATCAACCTGGATGGCACGGGCAAATCACGCTTTGCGACCGGCATTCCCTTCCTCGAACACATGCTGGATCAAGTGGCACGTCACGGCATGATCGACCTCGACATCGAATGCAAAGGCGACCACCACATTGATGACCACCACAGTGTCGAAGACATCGGCATTACCTTGGGGCAAGCGTTCGCGCAAGCCGTCGGCGACAAAAAAGGCATCCGCCGCTACGGTCACGCTTACGTGCCGTTGGATGAAGCCCTGTCCCGCGTGGTCATCGACTTTTCCGGCAGACCGGGCTTGGAACATCAGGTGCAATACCCGCGCACCAACATTGGCGCGTTTGAAACCGACCTGTTTTACGAATTCTTCCAAGGCTTTGTGAATCACGCGCTGGTGTCGTTGCACATCGACAATTTGAAAGGGCGCAATTCGCACCACATTGCCGAAACCGTTTTCAAAGCCTTCGGGCGGGCGTTGCGCATGGCGTTGGAGCTGGATCCGCGCATGGCGGGGATTATGCCGTCGACCAAAGGGAGTTTGTAA
- a CDS encoding UPF0175 family protein yields MQLTLDIPDHCFPSQQDTTTLAQKAKLYTALLLFQSGQLSRGAACEFAGVDIYSFFAACKQYNIPVINTDADDLEADVMRFNRLHPA; encoded by the coding sequence ATGCAATTGACATTAGACATACCTGACCACTGTTTTCCGTCCCAACAAGACACGACGACACTAGCGCAAAAAGCAAAACTGTACACGGCATTGCTGTTGTTTCAGTCTGGGCAATTATCGCGTGGTGCTGCTTGTGAATTTGCCGGAGTTGACATCTATAGCTTTTTTGCCGCGTGTAAACAGTACAATATCCCTGTTATTAATACGGATGCGGATGATTTAGAAGCGGATGTGATGCGCTTTAATCGGCTACACCCCGCATGA
- a CDS encoding DUF3368 domain-containing protein, which yields MIVIADSSPLVALSVCGCLSLLDRLFGQVRVPDAVFQEVCVAGKPEASNLSLYLQDKVLIASTANFPIHPLKGLGLGEREAMALYLEISADLLLVDDQRAKKVAYANGLEVMGSVGVLLLAKQRGMLSAIKPLLMTLSASDVHLGENIIIKALQQAGEL from the coding sequence ATGATTGTTATTGCTGATTCCTCGCCATTGGTAGCGTTGTCGGTTTGTGGTTGCCTGTCACTGTTGGATAGGTTGTTTGGGCAAGTACGTGTTCCTGATGCTGTTTTTCAAGAGGTTTGCGTGGCAGGCAAACCTGAAGCCAGCAATCTCAGTTTGTATTTGCAAGACAAAGTATTGATAGCTTCAACCGCGAATTTTCCGATTCATCCGCTCAAAGGTTTAGGCTTGGGTGAGCGCGAAGCAATGGCTTTGTATCTGGAAATATCCGCTGATTTATTGTTGGTTGATGACCAACGCGCTAAAAAAGTTGCCTATGCCAATGGTTTAGAAGTCATGGGCAGTGTGGGCGTACTGCTGTTAGCGAAGCAACGCGGTATGTTGTCTGCGATAAAACCGTTATTAATGACGTTATCGGCTTCGGATGTTCATCTTGGAGAGAACATCATCATTAAAGCCTTACAACAAGCTGGTGAGCTTTGA
- the hisH gene encoding imidazole glycerol phosphate synthase subunit HisH encodes MQKIAIIDYNMGNLHSVERAVSHAAAGNATVAITSDPDMILKADRVVFPGQGAARDCMRELETRGMAEVVREVIQTKPFLGICMGMQILMQHSEENSGIECLGLYEGNVRYFGTVHQEIGVRLKIPQMGWNQIWHQVEHPLWQGIADGARFYFVHSYYVEPVTPDLIAGSTEYGISYASAIANDNVFAIQAHPEKSADDGLKLLENFVNWQP; translated from the coding sequence ATGCAAAAAATCGCCATCATCGACTACAACATGGGCAATCTGCACTCGGTGGAACGCGCCGTTTCCCACGCTGCTGCTGGCAATGCCACGGTAGCGATTACGTCTGACCCGGACATGATTCTCAAAGCCGACCGCGTGGTGTTTCCGGGGCAAGGGGCGGCGCGTGACTGTATGCGCGAACTCGAAACCCGTGGCATGGCAGAAGTGGTACGCGAAGTCATCCAGACCAAACCTTTCCTCGGCATTTGCATGGGGATGCAGATCTTGATGCAGCATTCCGAAGAAAACAGTGGCATCGAATGCTTAGGGCTGTACGAAGGTAACGTGCGCTATTTCGGCACGGTGCATCAGGAAATCGGTGTGCGCCTGAAGATTCCGCAAATGGGTTGGAATCAAATCTGGCATCAAGTCGAACACCCGCTGTGGCAAGGCATTGCCGATGGCGCACGCTTCTATTTCGTTCACAGCTATTATGTCGAGCCGGTCACGCCGGACTTGATTGCAGGTTCAACCGAATACGGCATCAGTTACGCCTCCGCGATTGCCAACGACAATGTGTTTGCGATTCAGGCGCACCCGGAAAAATCGGCGGATGATGGCCTGAAATTGCTGGAAAATTTCGTCAACTGGCAGCCGTAA
- a CDS encoding histidine phosphatase family protein, which translates to MTTQPETAPLSPTTIDLLRHGQVATPDLFCAPSHEPLGISGWKQLTLATQTGQWDAVITSPSRRCHDFARLLAQRLDCPFAVDARFGEMDFGDWVGQTQAAIWEQDAQLLQQLWYQPRRFIAPHGEAMEDFIARVNQAWMQLQTDYAGQRVLVLTHAGVIRVVLAKVLDILYQKSLHFEIGYAQLTRIRIYPDGIASLVGHGLPQA; encoded by the coding sequence ATGACAACACAACCCGAAACCGCACCGCTTTCACCCACCACCATCGACCTTTTACGGCACGGGCAAGTGGCAACCCCCGATTTATTTTGCGCCCCCAGCCATGAACCGCTGGGTATTTCCGGCTGGAAACAACTGACCCTCGCCACCCAAACCGGTCAATGGGATGCCGTCATCACCTCGCCGAGCCGCCGCTGTCACGATTTCGCACGCTTATTAGCGCAACGTCTGGATTGCCCGTTTGCGGTCGATGCACGCTTCGGGGAAATGGATTTCGGGGATTGGGTCGGACAAACCCAAGCCGCGATTTGGGAACAAGACGCACAGTTACTGCAACAGTTGTGGTATCAACCGCGCCGCTTTATCGCCCCCCACGGCGAAGCGATGGAAGATTTCATTGCACGGGTCAATCAGGCATGGATGCAACTGCAAACCGACTACGCAGGTCAACGGGTTTTAGTGTTAACCCACGCGGGTGTAATACGGGTGGTACTGGCAAAGGTTCTGGATATTTTGTACCAAAAAAGCCTGCACTTTGAAATTGGCTATGCGCAACTCACCCGGATACGTATTTACCCGGATGGGATTGCATCGCTAGTGGGGCATGGGTTGCCGCAAGCGTAA